In a single window of the Nodularia spumigena CCY9414 genome:
- a CDS encoding DUF2382 domain-containing protein encodes MVLHRLAEFDPNYRETIQGNDIKGLGVYTDVGHEKIGTVTDVLVDEQGRFRYLIVDLGFWIFGKKVLLPVGRSRIDYDAHRVYALGMTRQQAEDLPKFEEGRTLDYDYEEQVRGVYRDTKYASGAVEASTPTYTRESYTYEHEPSLYNLNQQDHQTLRLYEERLIASKRREKTGEVAIGKHVETQTARVSVPIEKEHIVIERVTPEDAGRVVSPSEANFREGEVARVEIHEETPQVRKEAVLREEVRVKKVVEQETVETQDTVRREELDINAPNLPVEER; translated from the coding sequence ATGGTTCTTCACAGATTAGCAGAATTTGATCCCAATTACCGCGAAACTATTCAAGGTAATGATATTAAAGGATTAGGTGTCTACACAGACGTAGGTCATGAAAAGATTGGTACTGTCACCGACGTTTTAGTTGATGAACAAGGGCGTTTCCGCTATCTAATTGTTGACTTAGGTTTTTGGATATTTGGAAAAAAAGTATTACTCCCAGTTGGACGTTCTCGCATTGACTATGATGCTCATCGCGTTTACGCTCTGGGTATGACTAGACAACAAGCGGAAGATTTACCAAAATTTGAAGAAGGTAGAACGCTGGATTACGACTATGAAGAACAGGTACGCGGGGTTTATCGTGATACTAAATATGCTTCCGGTGCGGTAGAAGCATCAACACCAACTTACACCCGTGAAAGTTATACTTACGAGCATGAACCTTCTTTGTACAACTTAAATCAGCAAGACCATCAAACTCTACGCTTGTATGAAGAACGGCTGATTGCTAGCAAAAGACGCGAAAAAACTGGAGAAGTCGCAATTGGTAAGCACGTTGAAACACAAACTGCAAGAGTTTCAGTACCAATAGAAAAAGAGCATATTGTAATTGAGCGTGTGACTCCAGAAGATGCGGGTAGGGTTGTTTCTCCTAGCGAAGCTAATTTCCGTGAAGGCGAAGTTGCTCGTGTAGAAATCCATGAAGAAACACCTCAAGTTCGCAAAGAGGCCGTTTTGCGTGAAGAAGTGAGAGTTAAAAAGGTTGTCGAGCAAGAGACAGTTGAGACTCAAGACACTGTGCGACGTGAAGAGTTAGATATCAATGCTCCCAATCTTCCAGTTGAAGAACGTTAA